The Sulfurimonas aquatica genomic sequence TTTGATTAATTGCATTCATTAACGCTGGATGTATTGATGAACCAAATTTATGTAACGAGTTTGGATTTCCATACTGCTCGCTAAAGTATGGCTGCATTACTTCTACTACTTGTGGATCACACATTGTTGTAGCGTTGTTATCTAAATATACTTGCATTTTATACCTCTTTGTTTTAAGAATGATTTTCACTCTTTTTTTAAACAAGACAATTTTTGTCCTCTTTTAGTTTTGACATAATAATAGCTTTGTGATTATGATTACCTTAAGTAAAACTGATATGACTTTTGCCTTAAGAATTAAAACAGAGTAGAATGATGATATAATATCCTACAAAAGGACAAGAATGTGCAATTTTAATAAGCAAAATGAAGATACAAAAATGCTAATCCATCTCTTTATGGTAAAAGCAGCAGATAATGTTGGTGGAGAGAACTATCTTCTCTCTCTTATAGAGGCGATGAAAAAAAGTCGACCAAATGCACTTATGGCTAAAAGTTGTCAAATAGCATCCAACAATACAATCATAAAATGGAATAAAGTAGTCTTTAAAGATAAGGTTGACTTGCTTGATCTGATTTTACTCCAACATAAAAGTTCTGAAAATCCAGATTTCAATATTCTCAATGAAGAAAATACAAAAAAAAGAAAAAACATTATAAATATGGTTAGAGCCCTCTCTCCTATAGAGTTTACCGTTACTCCTCAAAATCCAAATGATGGTGGTGGCTTTAACTTTAAAGTCTTTGAGAGCATAGAAGATGATGTGGTGAAGCTAAACCCTATCTTTATTACGATGTTTTTCTGCTCTGGCGAGTTTATTAAAAAAGCTTTACGATATAAAATATAGTAGTGCTTTTAAACAAGGGATTAAACTAATATTTAAGTCTATGAATAAAAGTGCATGAAGCTTTGCTGTCAAATCAATTCCAAGATGCGAAAAGTTTCGTAAATTCTCAGAAAAGAGCATAGCAAAATATACATATTTTATATAAAAAAATAGTACACAAACAGCCTCTGCTAAAACAACTTTAAACTCACTACAGAATAATTTTAAAGCTTAGATGGTATAATCGCAAAATTATTACACTTTTAAAAGGTTTATTATGGCTCAAACTATAACTGAAAAAATATTCTCTCAACATTTAGGTCGTGAAGTTTTCGCTGGTGAGATTATCCGCTGCGATATCGATATGGTTATTGGTAATGATATAACTACCCCTATCTCGATTAAAGCTTTTGAAGATAGCGGTGCTGAGTCCTTAGCAAATCCAGATGGTTTTTCTATTGTTCTAGATCACTTTATCCCTGCAAAAGATATTGCATCTGCAAATCAAGCAAGAATATCTCGTGATTTTGCAAAAAAGCATACACTTAAAAACTTTTTTGATGAAAAAGACATGGGAATAGAACATGCACTTTTACCTGAAAAAGGTCTTATCTCTCCGGGTGATGTAATCATCGGTGCAGATTCTCATACATGTACGCATGGTGCGTTAGGAGCATTTTCAACTGGTATGGGTTCAACTGACCTAGCTTTTGCAATGATAACTGGTGGGAACTGGTTTAAAGTACCTGAGTCAATCAAAGTAGTTTTAAGTGGAAAACCAGAAAAATATACAACTGGAAAAGATATTATCCTCGAAATTATTCGTCTAATCGGTGTTGATGGTGCACTTTATAAAACTCTAGAGTTTACAGGAAGCACAATTGAGCACTTAAACATGGACGACAGGTTCTCTATGTGTAATATGGCCATAGAAGCTGGTGCAAAAAGTGGAATTGTTGCATATGATGATGTTACAAAAGAGTTTTTAGCAGATAAAAATCTTGCACGTGAACCTCGAATACATTACTCTGATGAAGATGCTAACTACACTCAAATATTAGAGATAAATGTAGCTGAACTTGAACCAGTTATTGCTTATCCATTTTTACCGTCTAATGGACACTCAATTACACAAGCAGTAAGTGATAAAATCAAAATTGATCAAGCATTTATAGGAAGCTGTACAAATGGACGTCTAGGCGATCTTAAAACAGCAGCCGAAATTCTAGAGGGTAAAAAAGTTCATGAGGATGTCCGCTTAATAGTAACGCCAGGAACACAAAAGATACTTAAAGAAGCTTATAAACTAGGATATATGGATATAATAATTGATGCAGGTGGCGTTGTGAGCAATCCAACTTGTGGTGCTTGTCTTGGTGGATATATGGGTATTTTAGGTGATGGCGAAAGAGCAGTCTCTACAACAAATAGAAATTTTGTAGGACGTATGGGTTCACGCTCATCTGAAGTTTATTTAGCAAACTCTGCTGTTGCAGCAATATCTGCGATTACAGGTTATATTACAGATCCAAGATAATATCACTCATAGCTCACTAATGTCTGATATAATTTTTCTATAATTAAAACTAAAAGGAAAAAAAATGAAAAAATTACTACTTATTCCGGCTCTACTTACTACATTAGCTATGGCGGAACAAAAGAAAATCGAAATCTCTCCTATGATAGGTTATGATATTGCTGAGGGTAACCTTGGATTTAAGGACGATGGTTATCTAGTTGGTGGATTAGAAGTTCAGTTTAATTCTCCAGATTCAAAGATCTCTCCTGAGTTTTCTCTTTTATACTCTAAAGCAGATTATGCAGTAGCTGGTGATACAAAAGTAATTCGTGGTGCATTCAACGGTGTTTATACATTTGATGAAACAAGTGCAATGATTCCATTTGCAAAACTAGGAGCGGGTTTTGAGTCTATTGGTGATGAGAATATAGACAATCAATCTGGTTTCTTTTTAGATGCTGGAGTAGGTGCAAAAGTTCCTTTTACAGATAATATAGCTCTTAAATTAGAGGCACTATATATGGCTAAACTTGCACATAGAAATGGTATTGCAGATAGCAACCTCATAGCTATGGCAGGTCTTACATTTGCATTTGGTGATAGCGCACCAAAAGCTGTTCCTGTTGTTGATGGTGATGATGATAGAGATGGTGTTTTAAACTCTAAAGATATGTGTAAAGCTACACCTGCTGGAACAACTGTAGATGCTAAAGGTTGTAAAGTTGATGGTGATGACGATAGAGATGGTGTTTTAAATTCTAAAGATATGTGTAAAGCTACACCTGCTGGAACAACTGTAGATGCTAAAGGTTGTAAAGTTGATGGTGATGACGATAGAGATGGTGTTTTAAATTCTAAAGATATGTGTAAAGCTACACCTGCTGGAACAACTGTAGATGCTAAAGGTTGTAAAGTTGATGGTGATGACGATAGAGATGGCGTTTTAAACTCTAAAGATATGTGTAAAGCTACACCTGCTGGAACAACTGTAGATGCTAAAGGTTGTAAAGTTGATGGTGATGATGACAGAGATGGTGTTTTAAACTCTAAAGATCAATGTAAAAACTCTCCTAAAAATGCGGTAGTTGATAGCTCAGGATGTATTGCCCAAGTAGATCTTCATATTGTATTTGAGAATGCTTCATACAAAGTAAATGCACAGTCTAAAGAGAACATTACTAAGTTTGCAAACTTCTTAAAAGAGAGAAGTAACTTCACTGCTAAAATAGTTGGTTATACTGATGATAGAGGTGCTGCATCGTTTAATCAATCTCTTTCAGAAAAACGTGCAAAAGTTGTAAGTGACTTAATAGTTGCAGAGGGTGTTAAGGCATCTAGAGTAACTCACTTAGGTATGGGTGAAAGTAGCCCAGTTGCAGATAATGCTACAAAAGCTGGTCGTGCACAAAACAGAAGAATAGAAGCTAAACTTACAAGAAACTAGATGATAAATATCCCCTGCGTTATTTTCGCTGGTGGCAAAAGTTCAAGAATGAAAGAAGATAAATCTCTTCTTCCATTCCGAGGCTTTAGTACTCTAACAGAGTACCAATTCTCACATTTAAGTAAAATTTTCTCCACAGTATATATCTCATGTAAAGACAAAAAAAAGTTTGACTTTCAAGCAGATTTTTTAGAAGATGATAAAAACTCAACTCTGTTTGCTCCTACTCAAGGATTTCTTAGTAGCTTTAAAACATTAAGCACGGATAGGTTCTTTGTAATTAGTGTAGACTCTCCCTTCATAAATTTAGATATCATTGAAAAAATAATCTCTTCTGATAACAAAGATTGTGATGCAACAATAGCTAGAGTAAATTCAAATGTTCAGCCCTTGTGTGGAATCTATCATCGATCACTTAATGCAAAATTTCAAGATATGCTGCAAAACAATACTCATAAGCTTGGATTTCTACTACAAAACTCTCGAGTAAACTATGTTGACTTTAAAGATGAAAAACTATTTTTAAACTTAAACTATCCGCATGAATACCAAGAAGCACTAAAACTATCTACAAACTAATTATTAACACCTCTTCGCTATAATAATAAAAAATAAAAAGACTTTAATGATGAATTTAACACATTTAGATGAAAATCAAAGACCAAAAATGGTTGATGTAAGCGATAAGAATCAAACTACAAGAGTAGCAGTGGCAAGTGGAATTATAGAAATGAGCCAAGATGCTTATGATGCTATTGTTAATGAAAAAACAAAAAAAGGACCAGTATTACAAACTGCAGTTATTGCCGCAATTATGGGAGTTAAAAAAACTAGTGATTTAATTCCTATGTGTCACCCACTAAATCTTAGTGGAATTAATTGTGATGTTGATGAGCTTAGCTCCCTTCCAGGATTTAAGCTTACAGTAACTGCAAAGCTTACAGGTCAAACTGGTGTTGAAATGGAAGCATTAACAGGAACAAGTATCGGACTACTTACAATTTATGACATGGTAAAAGCCATAGATAAGGGTATGATTATACGAAATGTTCAACTAGAAGAGAAATCAGGAGGTAAAAATGGAGATTTTAAACGATAGTCAAAAAAAACTTGAACTTACATATCCTTGTACTTGGTGCTATAAAATAATTGCAACAGAAAAAAAAGCCCTTGAAAAAGCGATTCGGGATGTATTAGATGAGAGAGAACATAGTTTAGTTCACTCAAACAAATCTAAAACTGGAAAGTATGTAAGTATGAATTTAGATATGTTAGTCCATAATGAGGATGACAGAACCTTTATATTTGAAGCTTTGAGAAAGCATCAAAATATTAAAATGGTAATTTAAAAGGTTGCATAATGAGCACTTCAAATTTAGAAGAAAAAATACATTTAGCTTATGCTAAAAAACTAGAGTCAGCAGATAAAAGAATAGTTGGTGCAGTTCAAGAGTGCGAACTAGATATAAAAGAGATGTCATTCCAGGATATAAAAGAGATTACTACTACTATCGTCTCCCTTGAAACACTCTCATTAGAGTCTGATTTAAATGAGCTTTTAGAAAAAAAAGAAGCTATAGAAAGAGCTTTAGAGAAAAAACATGATGAACTTCAAAACTCTAAATATGAAATCTTTAATGTTCTTGAAGAACAATTTAGTTCAAGTGAATACGCTCTCTCAAAACTTCATCAAGTCAAACTTCAATCTATAGATTTATATAATATACTTAGTGAAATGGTTGAATCAGCAATTATCACTGCTTTAGAAAAAGATACAGATGGTGATATTATAGAATCTACTACTGAAGTTATAAAAGAGATAACATTTGAAGCGATAAAAGAGGGTTCTCTTAACACTATAAGAGTGAGAAAAATTCTATCTACTATTTTGATGACGGCAATTGATGTAGCAGATGCAATGCCAAATAGAGCAGACAAAATTTTAAAATCTACTCTTAGGGGAATGAGAAGTGGCCTTATTAAGTCTATTGATAGATTCAAAAAAAGACTTGCGTTTATGCCTATGGAAGCAAAACATATACTTATCGAAGATTACGACACTATTATTGAAGATTTAAATCAGACTGATACACTCTTTTCTCAAGTTGTATCAACTCAAGCAATTCAATGTAATGAACCAATTAAAACCATTCTAACAAAACTCAACAAAGAGATGTCATATGATTTAGAAGAGCTAGTTCATATATCAAAAGAAACAGCAGAGGTAATGAGGGAGAGATTTTCTAGCTTTGCAAAAATTGCAGTCAAAAAAGCAGATATCGCTCTTAACTCACCAAAAGCAAAAGAAGCTAAAAGAATGGGAACACAAGCTTGGGGCGTTGCTAAAGTCGCTCTAGGAAGTGCCATTAAATCAGCAAAAAATGCTATTGACAAATAAACTCAACAAAAAAGGATAATTTATGATGTTACACCCAGCAACAGTTCACTTCGCAATGGTTCTCCCAGTAGTTGCCTCAGTATTTGGAATTATATATCTTATAAAGAAAGACAAGATGAGTGCTCAACTATCTTCTTTAAGCACTCTCGTCGCTGCATTTGCCATGATAGTAGCTTGGTATACCGGGAGTGAAGCAGGACCACAGATATATGATTATCTTAGTGAGGCAGGACAACATGAGCTTATAGAACACAAAGAGTTAGGTCTATACTTAGCTATTGCATTATCTATTGTAGCAATTTTAAAAATTCTTGGATGTAAAATGCAAAAGTTTTTTATCGAGGCAATCTCGATTATCTTATTATTGCTTATTACTGCTACTACTTTCCTTCAAGGAAAAGATGGTGGGGAAATTGTGTATGAGCATGGAATGCCCTTTAAAGCATATATGATTGAAGACTCTCTAAATGAAGCACAAGTAAATGCTGAGGAAGAAGAAGATCCTGAAGCAAAAGTAGAAATATATGAAGAAACGATAGAGGATATCAAGCTACTTTCTCAAGAAGTTAACGAGCTCTACTCTGATAAATCTTCTGCAGAAGAGAGTCAAGAAGAAGAAAAAGAAGAAGAATAAATATGGATGAAAATCTCAAGATACAAATACTTCGTGATATAGAGAGATATAAAAATGATAAAAGTAGCTTTAAAAACCTTGTTGAGAATATGAAAGAGATAACAAAGTGGCTAGAAGAGAAAAGTAAATAATGAATATTTTATGTACACCTCTTTATGAGGAACAGCTTATGTATATCTTAGAGGGTATGCATAATGAAAATAAAAGTTTAACAAAGAAGTTCAAACTCTACCTAGATACAATCATCATCAATCTACCAACAAAAGCACAAAAATATAAATCATCTATCTATTTTGATGATGAGACAATAAAAGATATAGAACATGAGGGTTACACTATAATTTTTTACACAGATAAAGAGAGTAGTACCTATCTCATTTTATCTATTCTCAAGAAATAATCTCTTAGACACTGTTTCATTTTGTAACCTAAGTAGCCTTGATATTCTAAGATAATATTACTGCTTCCACATATTACCTATTTGGTAACAACCCTAAATTTCAAATTAAGTATAAAATGGCATAATTGTATGGTAAAAACTATGCTTATAATCTGTATAAGAGGCATAGAACTAATTATATTAACTAATTAAAGGAGAGAATATGGATAATAAAAAATCTCAACAAGATAATGTTCTTGGCAGAAGAGACTTTTTCAGTAAAGTAGCTGCAATGTCAGCAACTGCTCTTGCTGGAACATCACTTTTAGCAAATGAATCAGCCGGAGAAGGCGATCCTGCCATAATGCATCATACAAAATGGGGGCAAGTTTGGGGAGATCCTGTAACTACAAACCTATATGGTGTTCCTTCGCCGTATGAGCATAATAACACAAGAAGAAGTACTAAACTTCTTGCTTCTGGTAACTTTAGAGCATCAATTGCTGTAACACCTATACATGAATCAGAAGGAATTATTACTCCAAATGGTCTTTTCTTTTCTCGTTCACATGGTGGTACTGCACATGTTGATCCAAATGAATACCGTTTAATGATTCACGGTTTAGTGGAAAAGCCAATAGTATTAACTCTTGCTCAGCTTAAGCGCTATCCAAGTGTTACACGTACTCACTTTATTGAGTGTCCAGCAAATGGTGGACAAGAGTGGAGAGGGCCACAGTTCAACTCTGTACAATTTGCTAAAGGTTTTATGGCATCTGCTGAGTGGACTGGTGTTTACATTAAAACTATCCTTGAAGACTTAGGCCTTAAGCCAGAAGCACAATGGATGCTTGCTGAAGGTTCTGATAACTCTAAAATGGGAAGAACAGTGCCTGTAGATAAAGTAATGGACGATGCGATGATCGTTTGGGGACAAAATGGTGAAGCACTACGTCCTGAGCAAGGTTATCCAGTAAGATTACTTCTTCCAGGTTGGGAAGGTAACTTATGTGTTAAGTGGTTACGTAGATTAGAATTTGCTGTTGAACCTTGGTACTGTAAAGAAGAGACTTCTAAATATACAGATCTTAAGCCAACTGGTAAAGCTATCCAACACTTCTATGCAAATGAAGTTAACTCAACAGTTACTTCTCCATCTCCAGAGATTCCTTGGACTGACCTCAAAGAGGGCGATCAAGTAGAAATTGAAGGACTTGCATGGTCTGGTATGGGTACAATTACAACAGTAGATCTTTCATTTGATGGTGGTAGAAACTATGTTGAAGCACAAATCAAAGGTTTAGTATTACCAAAATCTTGGACTAGATGGTCATATATGTTTACTATACCAAAAGACTTTCAGGTGAATGGTAAGCAAATTATTCTTGCTTCACGTGCTATAGATGATGCTGGGTATATTCAGCCAACTATCGATGAAGAAATAGGTATCATGGGTGTAGAAGCTGTATATCACAGAAATGCAGTTGAGACTTGGGAAGTAACAAAAGAAGGAAAGGTGAATCATGTTCAAATTAGAAGTATATAGTAAATTAGTAGTTTCAAGCACAATAGCTGCTACTGTAGCACTATTTGCCGCTGGTTGTATGTCTGGAGGCACAGCTCCTTCTTCATCACCTGCATCTAGTGAACTAAGTATAGATGGTGGTGTTACTTATCCAGTAGTTAATGGAAAAACTGGTCCTTACCATGTTATATCAGTTAGCGATGAGTATAAAAAACAAAATAATGGCCGTGTTCCTAATCATGCGGAACTAAAAAAATGGAATACAGATGTTATGGCATCTTATGTGTACAATGAAGACCCAACAGCAGAAGGTTTACCAGAAGGTGAAGGTTCTGTTGAAGAAGGTGAAGCTTTATACGAGAAACAATGTGTAATGTGTCACGGTGACTTTGGTTCAGGTGGTGGTGGATATCCAGCACTTTCCAAAGGTAATGCATATGAATTACAAAAGACTTTAAAAAATAACAGATACAAAGACCCAGAAGCTGATGGTCCAGTTCGTCTTTTTGGTTCATACTGGCCTCAAGCTAGTACAATGTTCTGGTATATTAGAGATGGTATGCCTCACCCTAAATCTGACACATTAAGTGTTAATGAGACTTATGCACTGACTGCATACATGCTAAACATTAATGAAATGATAGTAGATGGTGAAGAAGTAGATGATGAGTATGTACTTAATCGTGAGAAATTTTTAAAAATTAAAATGCCAAATGAAGATGGATTTGAACCAAACATTAAAGGTCCAAATACTTTACCTGGAGTAAAAGCATACTTTGGTAAAGCAGAAAACTTCGGTGCTAAAAATCTTAACCAAGGGGCAGAGCGCTGTATGACTGATTGTCAAAAACCAACTGCTAAAACTAAGTACATCCAAAATGGTGGTATCAAAGACTTTATTCCAGATATGAATACAGTAAGAGATTTACCAGTAAAAGAAGAAGTTGCAGTTGATCCAAAAGAAGTGTATGCAAATGCTTGTGCTATGTGTCACTCTGCATTCCTTTCACCAGGTGCACCTGAGTGGGCTGGCTATACTGCTAAAGGTATGGACAAAGTTTATGCTAATGGAATTAACGGAACTGAGGGTGGTATGCCTGCTAAAGGTGGAGCAAACCTTTCAGACAAAAACTTTAAAACTGTAGTTGACTATTTAGTTAACGGTAAATAAAAAAAGAAGGAATTATTATGGAAAGAAGACAATTTTTAAGTATGACTCTAGGTGCATTAGCTTTAGCTACTGTTCCTGCAAGTGTAAGAGCGGAAGATTTTAGAAAAACTAAGCCAACTGTATGGTCTGCACACACTGTTGATGATGCTATCAAAGCAATGTATGGCTCAACTAACTTAGTTATGCAAGGCGTTACTTTAACGGCTCCAGATGTTGCAAGTAATGGTGGAGCAATCCCTGTTGATTTTGGTACTTCAATCGATGCTAAAACTATCGCAGTGTTTCAAGATGCAAATCCTGAAGCTGCTGTATGTGTTTATACATTAAATAAGTATAGTAAAAATGATTACTCTATAAAAATCAAAATGGCAAAATCAGGAACTATAACTATCGTTGCTGAAGGTAAAGATGGAAAGCTATACGCAGCTAAGAAAACTCTAGACGTTGCTCTTGGTGGATGTGAAGGTTAATTCCTTAGCATTTAATAACAAAATATTAATAATTAATTAAAGGTATATTATGAAAGTAAAAGCAAAATTAAAAAATGGCGTTGTTAAAGTTAAGTGTATGGCTAAACATGACATGACTACTTACAACCAGATGGAAAAGAAAACAGGTAATAGAGAAGATGCAAACTTTATTACATATATGACTGCTAAAATCGGTAATGAAACTGTATTTGAAGCTTCAACTTCTCAGTTTTTATCTAAAAACCCAATCTTCAAGTTTCAATTTCAAGGTATTGGCGCTAAAGGCGACAAACTTGTAATGGAATGGACAGACCGTAAAGGTAATAAAGGTAAAGGTAAAGGTAAAATTAAATAATTTTACTCTTTATCAAACTACTTTAGGAAATGAGCTAGTCTCATTTCCCACTTTTAACCCTTCCCTTCCCCTAACAAACAAATACCTACAGTAAAAAAATCTATATATTTCATTTTTTATAAAGCATAGCTTTGACCAAAAATATAAATATTGATATACTTAGTTAATGAAAAATAATAAAACTGAGAGAATCTAATCAAATGACAGTACACTCACAAGGTAAAGTTATACAGCTTTATGTAACAAATAAAGATACTACTAAAGGTAGACAGACTACAAAAAAAGTACACTTAGATGAGAAGGGTATAATTGATGACAAGTTCTATAATAAAAACCTTCAGCGCTCTATACTTATAGCCTCAATCGATAGTTACACTATAGCTAAAGAGAACGGTATAGAGATAGAAGATGGATCGCTAGGTGAAAACATTTTAATAGATATAAACCCCTACCACCTTAAAAGTGGCGATACTCTCATAATAGGTAAAAATGAGCTAAAGATAACTCAAAACTGTACAATCTGTCAAGGATTATCTTCAGTTGACTCCAAGTTACCAAAACTACTAAAAAATGATAGAGGTATCTTTGCAAGATATGTAAAGGGTAATTCAGAAATAAAAATAGGTGATAGTGTCCTAATTACTAAATCTTAATATAATTTATAGAAAAATGATGTTAGAATCTAAAACAAAATTTACTCACAAGGAATAAATATGAAAAAAATAATATCACTGATAATGGCTGCATTAGTAGCACTATCAATAGTTGGTTGCTCAAGTGCAGAAGCTACTCCAGCAAAACCTAAAAAGATCCAAGATGTACAGGTATTCTCTACACCTAATGCAGATGGAAAAATAACAACTAAGACAATTGAAAAGGCTTTTGACTCAGTTGGTCTAAGTGTGCCAGGAAACAACGATATGAATAAGCCTTTTAGTCAAAGGTTTCCTAAGCTACACTACAAAGTTTATAACTTAGCAATGTATGTAAATAATGACTTAACATATAAGTTAATAAAAAAATATCCTAACTTTGGTGCTTTAACTCCGCTAACAATGTCAATATGGGAAGGTAAAGAAGGATGCATGAATGTAGCAACCCTAACTATTAACGGTATGGCAAGATCAACTGGTATTCCTCTTACAGACCCAGACTTAATTGCTTATGCTGCTTTAATACATAAAGGTTTAAAAACTGCAATGCCACATGGTAGTTTTAAAAACTTAGACCATACAGTTAAGTTTCCTAATAAGACGCTAGCGACTAACTTTGAAATGGAACTTGAACTTGATGGTGAATCCCCAGAGGACTTTATAGAAAACTTTGAAGCAGAATTTGAAGCAGAAATGGAGCCATTAGGTTTCTTGATGCCAAACTATTCTAACCTTAATGAAGAAATATTTGACGAAGCTGGTTATGAAGCATATGACTTTTATCATACATATTCAATCTGTAAATTTGATGTAATTTACCCAGTCTCTGAAAAACATCCTGAAGCAGGTGCTTGGGCTCCATGTTCATTTTATCTTTATAAGAAAAAAGGTGAGAATAAAATGTACTTAGGTTTCCTTTCAGTAGATAACTGGATTACAACAATCGGAATTACAGAAGATGAAGAAGGTGCTAAAAAACTTCGTGAGGCTCAAGGTTTTATTGAAAGAATTATTAATGAGATGACTGAGTAAAATCTTTATAGACCTGCCAATGTGGTAGGTTTATAATTTAGTTAAAAAACATATGAACTTACATGAAGTTTATATGTTTTTTAATTCATAACTTCAGGGGTAAAAATGAGACTACTAAATCAAATACTTTCCGCAGCTGCTATTACAACAGCAATTCTAACTAATATACAAGCACAAACACAATTTTCACCAAGTGACAATAAAAAGCTGGCAGTAGAATACACTATAAATGGGAATATTGACGATGATTTTTTTGAATTTACAAAAGATCCATTGGCGGATATTGGTTTTTACTTAAATGATCCTCACCACAATGTAAATGTCGTGTATGAACAGCAAGTAGGAGCTACATCACTTGAGCAACTTGCATTTTCATCTTTAGTAAACGATAATAAAGCAAGAGAACTTATGAATATAGATCCAAGAATAGGTGGATTTACACCTTTTAATCTTGTTATTTATAGAAAAAAGTCTAATCATCAAACCGTTATAACTCACATAATGCCAGAAGCTGCATTAGATGTTTTGCAAATTACAGACAAAGATGTTAGAAGTAAATTTGTAGAGATGTTTAAGCCCCTAGATGCAACAATCGAAGCAAAATATCCTAAAGCAACAAAAGACTACACATTGATTCAAGGATTTGCTGAGAAAACAATGATGAACTTTGAAATTCCTTTTGAAGAGCCAGAGGATATTGATGATTTTTTTGATGAATTTCAAGAAACATTTGAATCCTCTTTTGAGACTAAAGGGTATATCATTGCTGGCTTTTATAATATGAAATACAGTCTAAATACAGAAGCAGACGTACTACCTGATTATGCACAATATGTAGTATGGTCACTCTGTCATGTACCATTCTCTTACACAATATTTGATGGAAAGAATCCTATACCTAGAGCAGCAATATTTGCACCATGTTCTATGTATGCATATATTAAACCAGGTGAGAATAAAATAGTTATTGGAATGCCAACACTTACAGCATGGGCTTCTGCATTAGGTATTACAGATAAAGATAAGCTTGCAAAAATAGCTCAACTAGATACTGAAATTCCAGCAATAATACACTCACTTGGTGGAATCGATACTGACAATACT encodes the following:
- the soxC gene encoding sulfite dehydrogenase: MDNKKSQQDNVLGRRDFFSKVAAMSATALAGTSLLANESAGEGDPAIMHHTKWGQVWGDPVTTNLYGVPSPYEHNNTRRSTKLLASGNFRASIAVTPIHESEGIITPNGLFFSRSHGGTAHVDPNEYRLMIHGLVEKPIVLTLAQLKRYPSVTRTHFIECPANGGQEWRGPQFNSVQFAKGFMASAEWTGVYIKTILEDLGLKPEAQWMLAEGSDNSKMGRTVPVDKVMDDAMIVWGQNGEALRPEQGYPVRLLLPGWEGNLCVKWLRRLEFAVEPWYCKEETSKYTDLKPTGKAIQHFYANEVNSTVTSPSPEIPWTDLKEGDQVEIEGLAWSGMGTITTVDLSFDGGRNYVEAQIKGLVLPKSWTRWSYMFTIPKDFQVNGKQIILASRAIDDAGYIQPTIDEEIGIMGVEAVYHRNAVETWEVTKEGKVNHVQIRSI
- a CDS encoding MOSC domain-containing protein codes for the protein MTVHSQGKVIQLYVTNKDTTKGRQTTKKVHLDEKGIIDDKFYNKNLQRSILIASIDSYTIAKENGIEIEDGSLGENILIDINPYHLKSGDTLIIGKNELKITQNCTICQGLSSVDSKLPKLLKNDRGIFARYVKGNSEIKIGDSVLITKS
- a CDS encoding thiosulfate oxidation carrier protein SoxY, which codes for MERRQFLSMTLGALALATVPASVRAEDFRKTKPTVWSAHTVDDAIKAMYGSTNLVMQGVTLTAPDVASNGGAIPVDFGTSIDAKTIAVFQDANPEAAVCVYTLNKYSKNDYSIKIKMAKSGTITIVAEGKDGKLYAAKKTLDVALGGCEG
- the soxZ gene encoding thiosulfate oxidation carrier complex protein SoxZ — protein: MKVKAKLKNGVVKVKCMAKHDMTTYNQMEKKTGNREDANFITYMTAKIGNETVFEASTSQFLSKNPIFKFQFQGIGAKGDKLVMEWTDRKGNKGKGKGKIK
- a CDS encoding c-type cytochrome, which codes for MFKLEVYSKLVVSSTIAATVALFAAGCMSGGTAPSSSPASSELSIDGGVTYPVVNGKTGPYHVISVSDEYKKQNNGRVPNHAELKKWNTDVMASYVYNEDPTAEGLPEGEGSVEEGEALYEKQCVMCHGDFGSGGGGYPALSKGNAYELQKTLKNNRYKDPEADGPVRLFGSYWPQASTMFWYIRDGMPHPKSDTLSVNETYALTAYMLNINEMIVDGEEVDDEYVLNREKFLKIKMPNEDGFEPNIKGPNTLPGVKAYFGKAENFGAKNLNQGAERCMTDCQKPTAKTKYIQNGGIKDFIPDMNTVRDLPVKEEVAVDPKEVYANACAMCHSAFLSPGAPEWAGYTAKGMDKVYANGINGTEGGMPAKGGANLSDKNFKTVVDYLVNGK